In Limanda limanda chromosome 21, fLimLim1.1, whole genome shotgun sequence, a genomic segment contains:
- the LOC133028001 gene encoding heparan sulfate glucosamine 3-O-sulfotransferase 3B1-like — MEYRPVCLCCSPVKKKLVLLSIMFLLWVYMLYSCVGYCSTMPTLAADGGPRGAREAAVPAAGRTDLVSRLLGHQVPQPWEDVESDYEEPSLRTGVSRDLLNEEDRDPERDRDRAEDWDQQQRAPEPSAMSSFSNGSGSKKLPQALIIGVKKGGTRALLEFLRVHPDIRAVGAEPHFFDRNYDNGLEWYRELMPKTLEGQITMEKTPSYFVTREAPARISAMSRDTKLIVVVRDPVTRAISDYTQTLSKKPDIPSFESLTFKNRTTGLIDTSWSAVQIGIYAKHLDNWLQYFPMGQILFVSGERLISDPAGELGRVQDFLGLKRIITDKHFYFNQTKGFPCLKKAEGSSKPHCLGKTKGRTHPNIDPEVVQRLRDFYRPFNMKFYQMTGHNFGWD, encoded by the exons ATGGAATATAGGCcggtgtgtctgtgctgcagcccCGTGAAGAAGAAGCTCGTCCTGCTCAGCATCATGTTCCTCCTCTGGGTCTACATGCTGTACTCCTGCGTGGGCTACTGCTCCACCATGCCCACCCTGGCGGCGGACGGTGGTCCCCGGGGGGCCCGGGAGGCTGCTGTCCCCGCGGCGGGCAGGACGGACCTGGTGTCCCGGCTGCTCGGACACCAGGTCCCGCAGCCGTGGGAGGACGTGGAGAGCGACTACGAGGAGCCGTCCCTCCGCACCGGGGTGTCCCGGGACCTGCTCAACGAGGAGGACCGGGACCCGGagcgggaccgggaccgggccGAGGACTGGGACCAGCAGCAGAGAGCCCCGGAGCCCAGCGCCATGTCCAGCTTCTCCAACGGCTCCGGGAGCAAGAAGCTTCCGCAGGCTCTGATCATCGGGGTGAAGAAGGGAGGCACCCGGGCTCTGCTGGAGTTCCTCCGGGTGCATCCGGACATCAGGGCCGTGGGAGCGGAGCCGCACTTCTTCGACCGCAACTACGACAACGGGCTGGAGTGGTACAG GGAGCTGATGCCCAAGACCCTGGAGGGCCAGATCACCATGGAGAAGACCCCCAGCTACTTTGTGACCAGAGAAGCTCCCGCCCGGATCTCCGCCATGTCCCGGGACACCAAGCTGATCGTGGTGGTGAGGGACCCGGTCACCAGGGCGATCTCGgactacacacagacactgtccAAGAAGCCCGACATTCCCTCCTTCGAGAGCCTCACCTTCAAAAACAGGACTACGGGCCTCATCGACACCTCGTGGAGCGCCGTCCAGATCGGCATCTACGCCAAGCACCTGGACAACTGGCTGCAGTACTTCCCCATGGGCCAGATCCTGTTTGTGAGCGGCGAGCGGCTGATCAGCGACCCGGCCGGAGAGCTGGGCCGCGTGCAGGACTTCCTGGGGCTCAAGCGCATCATCACGGACAAACACTTTTACTTCAACCAGACCAAGGGTTTCCCGTGCCTGAAGAAGGCCGAGGGCAGCAGCAAGCCCCACTGCCTGGGCAAAACCAAAGGGAGGACCCACCCGAACATTGACCCCGAGGTGGTGCAGAGGCTCCGGGACTTCTACCGGCCCTTCAACATGAAGTTCTACCAGATGACGGGACACAACTTTGGTTGGGATTGA